GGGGGCGCGAACGATCAGCACGGCGGGCGGCGGGCCGGCGATCTCGGGTGCGCGCGGCAGCGCCGCGTCTTCGGTGCTCATCGGCCCGTCTCCACCGCTGGCGGCGCGATCGGCCGCTGCTCGACGATTTCGATGCCGTATCCGTCGAGACCGATGATGGTGCGTGGCGTGTTCGAGAGCAGAATCAGATCGCGTACGCCAAGATCGAGCAGGATCTGTGCGCCGATGCCATAATTGCGGAGTTCGAGCGGCGGCCGCTCGGCGGCGGCGAGCAGGCGCACGCGCTCGGAAAGTGCGTGCGGCCGATGCTCGCGCAGCAGGACCACGACGCCGCGCCCCTCGCGCTCGATCATCGCCATCGCGCCATGCAGGCTGGAGCTGTGGGCGCCGCCGAGAATGTCATCGAGAAGATCGACCGCGTGCATGCGCGCCATCACCGGCCCGGGGGCCGCGAGATCCCCCTTCACCAGCGCCATATGCTCGGCCTCCTCGACCTTGGTGCGATAGACGACGAGCCGCCAAGCGCCGCCGATCGCGTCGGCGATGGTACCCTCCTCGACCCGGCGCACCAGCTTCTCGGTGCGTCGGCGATGGGTGATGAGATCGGCGATGGTGCCGAGCTTGAGGTTGTGGAGCTGCGCGAAGGCGACGAGATCGGGCAGCCGCGCCATGCTGCCGTCGTCGTTCATGATCTCGCAGATCACACCGGCGGGGATCAGGCCGGCGAGGCGGGCGATGTCGACCGCCGCCTCGGTATGCCCGGCACGCACCAAAACGCCGCCCTCGCGCGCGGCAAGCGGGAAAACATGGCCCGGCGTGGTGATGTCGGCCCGCGTCGTTTCCGGGTTGATCGCGACCGCGATGGTATGGGCACGGTCGGCGGCGGAAATACCGGTGGTGACACCCTCGCGTGCCTCGATCGAGACGGTGAAGGCGGTCTGGTGGCGGGTGCCGTTCGACTGGCTCATCAATGGCAGACCGAGCTGCTCGATCCGCGCGCCGGTGAGCGCAAGACAAATTAGCCCGCGCGCGTGCCGCGCCATGAAATTGACCGCGTCCGGCGTTGCGAACTGCGCCGGGATGACGAGATCGCCCTCGTTTTCGCGATCCTCGTCATCGACGAGGATGAACATCCGCCCAGCCTGTGCCTCCGCGATCAATTCCTCGGCGGTGGCGAAATAGGTCGAGAGATGGGCGGTTTTCAACGTATCCGGCATGGTTCTGTCCTTCATGGCCGCGCCTGAAGCCGCGCGACATAGCGCGCCAGCAGGTCGATTTCGATATTCACCGCCATCCCCGGAACGAGGGTGCCAAACCCAGTGACCGCGGCGGTATGGGGAATGATATTGACGCCGAACTCATTCTCCGCCGCGCTCCCCGGCACCCCGACCTCATTGACCGTCAGCGACACACCGTCGATCGCGATGCTGCCTTTTTCGGCGACGAACCGGGCAAGTGCGGCGGGTAG
This portion of the Acidibrevibacterium fodinaquatile genome encodes:
- the ribB gene encoding 3,4-dihydroxy-2-butanone-4-phosphate synthase encodes the protein MPDTLKTAHLSTYFATAEELIAEAQAGRMFILVDDEDRENEGDLVIPAQFATPDAVNFMARHARGLICLALTGARIEQLGLPLMSQSNGTRHQTAFTVSIEAREGVTTGISAADRAHTIAVAINPETTRADITTPGHVFPLAAREGGVLVRAGHTEAAVDIARLAGLIPAGVICEIMNDDGSMARLPDLVAFAQLHNLKLGTIADLITHRRRTEKLVRRVEEGTIADAIGGAWRLVVYRTKVEEAEHMALVKGDLAAPGPVMARMHAVDLLDDILGGAHSSSLHGAMAMIEREGRGVVVLLREHRPHALSERVRLLAAAERPPLELRNYGIGAQILLDLGVRDLILLSNTPRTIIGLDGYGIEIVEQRPIAPPAVETGR